From Papilio machaon chromosome 2, ilPapMach1.1, whole genome shotgun sequence, the proteins below share one genomic window:
- the LOC106709034 gene encoding GILT-like protein 1, whose amino-acid sequence SSERLLQYNKLLHLKSFRRSSLTSQPLETVYVMVYYESLCEDSRDFFTTQLTAAYELFEEYLDVRLIPYGKATTKVVDTPEYYAFRCQHGPLECYGNKLHACALNIFPSEKNAHVFNACLMDYDHSGRGSDDTAADKCGRALALNVKTIKQCASNNTGTFLHNYYGQRTRMTKFSYVPHILINGVRSNGTNLIGDICAILKTPPTECKIFKS is encoded by the exons tcttCGGAACGTttgttacaatacaataaattgttGCATTTGAAGTCATTTAGAAGAAGTAGT CTTACGTCACAGCCTTTAGAAACAGTTTACGTGATGGTATATTACGAGAGCTTATGCGAAGATTCTAGAGACTTCTTCACCACACAACTGACCGCCGCGTACGAATTGTTTGAAGAGTATTTAGACGTGCGTTTAATACCATACGGGAAGGCCACTACGAAAGTTGTAGACACT CCCGAATATTATGCATTTCGTTGTCAACATGGCCCCTTAGAATGCTACGGCAACAAGTTGCATGCGTGtgcattgaatatttttccaTCTGAGAAAAATGCACATGTGTTTAACGCATGTCTAATGGATTACGACCATTCGGGCCGAGGCTCAGACGATACAGCTGCGGATAAG TGCGGCAGAGCATTAGCTTTAAACGTCAAAACAATCAAACAATGTGCGAGCAACAACACAGGGACTTTCTTGCACAATTATTACGGACAGCGGACGAGGATGACGAAATTTTCATACGTACCACATATCCTGATCAATGGAGTACGAAGTAATGGTACCAATTTGATAGGTGACATTTGTGCTATCCTTAAAACACCTCCAACCGagtgtaaaatattcaaatcgTGA
- the LOC106709028 gene encoding gamma-interferon-inducible lysosomal thiol reductase-like, whose protein sequence is MSIYIYLLCFIYLSSECSALSSKNQLNIGVDLDQSINSTSIRQDLNTTITEKADNVQEKVSIQLYYECLCRFCKQFYTEVFIPTIRELGEYLDVRTYPYGNAWTSERNGSYVFDCQHGRAECYGNKLHACALDLLQNKTQALVFNSCLMVGNSEDSDADQCGKEQNVDADSIKECAKGDKGTLLLKYYGDESAKGHYRYVPYLKINGKHRARANFMHKVCKIFTVPPPPCVEVLKSDEDEK, encoded by the exons atgtctatttatatatacttgttatgttttatttatctcagcagtgaatgtagtGCATTATCAAGTAAAAATCAACTGA atATTGGTGTAGATTTGGATCAAAGCATTAATAGTACATCGATAAGGCAAGATTTGAACACTACTATCACAGAGAAG GCCGACAATGTTCAAGAAAAAGTATCGATACAATTGTATTACGAATGCTTGTGTCGTTTCTGCAAACAATTCTACACTGAAGTTTTTATACCTACGATAAGAGAACTTGGTGAATACTTGGACGTTCGGACATATCCCTACGGCAACGCTTGG ACAAGTGAACGCAATGGATCTTACGTATTCGACTGCCAGCATGGTAGGGCAGAGTGCTACGGCAACAAACTGCACGCGTGCGCCTTAGACTTACTGCAGAACAAGACTCAAGCCCTAGTCTTCAACTCGTGTTTGATGGTCGGTAATTCAGAGGATAGCGATGCAGATCAG TGTGGCAAAGAACAGAACGTGGATGCAGATTCTATAAAAGAGTGCGCGAAAGGCGATAAAGGCACATTACTTCTCAAATATTACGGCGATGAAAGTGCCAAGGGACACTATAGGTACGTTCCTTACCTCAAAATCAACGGAAAACATAGGGCAAGGGCTAACTTCATGCATAAAGTCTGTAAGATCTTTACTGTACCACCTCCTCCATGTGTGGAGGTTCTTAAGAGCGACGaggatgaaaaataa
- the LOC106708959 gene encoding gamma-interferon-inducible-lysosomal thiol reductase-like, producing MPVVQILNKNIRVMTYPFGNAQVVNNQGHTEFKCQHGPEECYGNKLHACTLALMGNRTQALVFNTCMMSLKGGSHGSDDHSADVCGKTYKVDTESIKECAKSSTGDELFKFFGDESTKVNYKNVPYVLINGRPCKGDNLMRNVCAAFSKPPAACLKLH from the exons ATGCCTgttgtacaaatattaaataaaaatataagggTTATGACTTATCCATTCGGAAACGCGCAA GTAGTAAATAATCAAGGGCATACGGAGTTCAAATGCCAGCACGGTCCCGAGGAGTGTTACGGCAACAAGCTGCACGCCTGCACCCTTGCTCTGATGGGCAACAGGACTCAAGCTTTGGTATTTAACACTTGTATGATGAGCCTTAAAGGTGGCAGTCATGGCTCCGACGACCATTCCGCTGATGTA TGTGGCAAAACATACAAAGTGGATACTGAATCGATAAAAGAGTGTGCTAAATCAAGTACAGGTGatgaactttttaaattcttcgGTGACGAAAGTACAAAGGTGAATTATAAAAACGTGCCGTACGTCTTAATCAACGGGCGCCCGTGCAAAGGTGATAATTTAATGCGCAACGTATGCGCCGCCTTCAGCAAGCCTCCTGCCGCCTGCCTCAAGCTGCACTGA